One genomic region from Colletes latitarsis isolate SP2378_abdomen chromosome 10, iyColLati1, whole genome shotgun sequence encodes:
- the LOC143346302 gene encoding uncharacterized protein LOC143346302 codes for MSQKGEDASATCENDMSTSKSSSLLRLNQEDRRASADWQDQDTDSEISDTDFLTKGAFLLTPSHDLSIEKAATICEKMNFRGAFSLTKTATGILFKFSNIDDFQAVYKKGFHKVTGTRFYKKVAIPCRPAKTFTICVLDVPEELPEEDIRHALYKYRSIVEVTRLPLNTGAVLKAINDKLKSDAHNQNEPATIYTGPPVIRVTLANMEETTMLLSRGLDFYGATYFPTETLHPAAQPFAKYKNNRWLELAAIGAGQRVRDLLPVFDNTGFNKLSPPASRMIKPQKN; via the exons ATGTCGCAGAAAGGAGAGGACGCCAGTGCCACGTGTGAAAACGACATGTCAACGTCGAAAAGCAGCTCCTTGTTGCGGCTGAACCAGGAGGACCGTCGCGCCTCCGCCGATTGGCAGGATCAGGACACCGATTCCGAGATCAGCGACACCGATTTCCTCACCAAGGGTGCCTTTCTGCTGACGCCCAGCCACGACCTCAGCATCGAGAAAGCGGCCACCATTTGCGAGAAAATGAACTTTCG CGGCGCGTTCTCCTTGACGAAGACGGCAACCGGTATACTCTTCAAGTTCAGCAACATCGACGATTTTCAGGCGGTCTACAAAAAGGGCTTCCACAAAGTCACCGGGACACGCTTCTACAAGAAG GTCGCCATACCCTGCAGACCCGCAAAGACGTTCACCATCTGCGTTTTGGACGTACCTGAAGAATTACCCGAAGAGGATATTAGACACGCTCTCTACAAGTATCGGTCCATAGTCGAAGTCACTAGGCTGCCTCTCAACACGGGCGCTGTTC TGAAAGCGATCAACGACAAGCTGAAAAGCGACGCTCACAACCAAAACGAGCCGGCGACGATTTACACGGGACCACCCGTTATAAGGGTTACTCTGGCCAACATGGAGGAGACCACGATGCTGTTGAGCCGCGGTCTGGATTTTTATGGGGCCACATATTTCCCCACCGAAACGCTCCACCCAGCTGCTCAACCCTTCGCCAAATACAAAAACAACAG GTGGCTCGAGTTGGCAGCCATTGGCGCCGGGCAGAGGGTCAGAGATCTACTTCCAGTGTTCGACAACACGGGTTTCAACAAATTGTCACCTCCGGCCAGCCGGATGATAAAACCGCAAAAAAACTGA